The sequence CGCCCTCGTAGTTCGTGCGGTGGAAGTTCATGGCGAAGCGCACGCGCCGGTTGAAGGCGAACGTCGTGGCGACGCCGAAGCCGCTCGCCGCGCTCACGGATTGCGCGGGGTTGGCGAAGCGGGGGAAGGCGGCGTCGTCAATGTCCAGGGCGTGGTAGCGCGCCGCCACCTCCAGCGCGCCGCCCTTGAGCGTCTTCGGGTCGAAGGGCGTCGTGGGCCGGGCGCCTTCGAAGGACGCCTTCCCTCCGAACACCCACGACACCGACGTCTGCCACGCGTGGTTGCGCAGCCGCGCGCGTGCGTCCGCGATTCGCACCTCTTGTGACGAGCGCACGTACTCCGCGAGGAGGCCGAAGGAGCCCCAGTAGAAGTAGCCCTGGGGCGCGAGCCGCAGGTGCTGGCCGTGCGCCGTCACCGTCTCTCCGGTGTTCGCGTTGTTGAGATAGCTGAAGATGATCTCCTGGCCCGTGCTGCGAAAGGGCGCGAGCCCGGTGTTGGTGGCGGTGCCGAACTGGAGGCCGCGCGTCACCGCGATGCCCAGCCCCAGTCCCTGGAGGAAGGCCGGCTCGCGGCCCTTGAAGGGCAGGGCGAAGACGCGGGCGACCAGGTCGAAGCTGTCGTCGGGATTGGTGTCGGTGCTGGCGCCGTCGGGGTCTCCATTCACCACCGCCAGCGAGTACTGCCACCGGCCGCCTTCGCCCTCGCCGTGCAGCTCCAGGCCCTCGTCGCGGTTGGGGACCAGGTCCACCGTGAGCGAGCGCTCGATGAAGGGGTTGTCCATGTCGGACTGGAGCAGCTCCAGTCCGAACGGCGTCTTGAACCGGCCCGCGCGCAGGCGGACCCATTCCCCTGGACGGAAGTCGATGAACGCGTCCTGGATGATCGGCTGATTGACGCCGAAGTCCGGCATGAGGCGGAAGTCGATGAAGCCGAAGAGCGTCCCGTCCAGGATGGGGCGCACGCGCCGCACGAGGAACGTGTTGGTGCCGGTTCGGTCGATGTCCGCGAAGTAGAAGCGCCCGTCGCCCTGGAGCTGGCCGCGCAGCTTGAGCACGAAGGCCTTGTCCGCGGACGACAGCGTGAAGCCTTCCTCGGAGACGTTGATGACTGGCGGCTCGGCGGCCTTGGGAGGTTCGGCGGCCTTGGGAGGCTCGGCGGCCTGGGCGTGAACGCGGGGGGCGGCGAGCAGCAGGCCCGTGGCGGCGAGGAGGGCGGGGGCGCAGAAAATGGACACGCGTGGACCTCGGGGGACAGGCTCCGGGAGGGCGGAGTGCCCCCGCGTCCGTCGGGCGCGACCGGGATGCGGACGGGCACGTTGGCGGCGGGAAAGTCTTGCTGTCAAGAATCGCAGGGAAGACCTGTTGTTACCTTCACTTGCCGGATCCGGGGCGGTCTGGTTCATGCTGGGTGGCATGTCCGTGACCAAGCCCCGCGCCGCATCGATGTACGTCGACCTGGACCGCGACGCGTGGCGCGAGCTCCGGGCCTCCACGCCGCTGACGTTGACGGCGGAGGAGGTGGAGAAGCTGCGGGGCCTGGGGGACCGGCTGGACATCCAGGAGGTGGAGGACGTCTACCTGCCGCTGTCGCGACTGCTGCACCTGCAGGTGGCGTCAGCGCAGTCGCTGTGGGCGGCGCAGCAGGCGTTTCTGGGCTATTCGGTGCGCAAGGTGCCGTTCATCATCGCCATCGCGGGCAGCGTGGCGGTGGGCAAGAGCACGACGTCGCGCATCCTCCAGGCGCTGCTGGCGCGCTGGCCGGACCATCCGCGCGTGGCGCTGGTGACGACGGACGGGTTCCTCTATCCGAACCGGGTGCTCGCCGAGCGGGGCGTCATGAACCGCAAGGGCTTTCCGGAGAGCTATGACCGGCGCGCGCTGGTGCGCTTCCTGGCGGAGCTGAAGGCGGGGCGCGAGGAGGTGACGGCGCCGGTGTACTCGCACCTCGTCTACGACATCGTGCCGGAGGAGGCGCAGTCCATCCGGCAGCCGGACATCCTCATCCTGGAGGGGCTCAACGTCCTGCAGACGGGGCCGGTGGAGGGCGGGCGGCTGCCGCAGACGTTCCTGTCGGACTTCTTCGACTTCTCCATCTACGTGGACGCGAGCGAGACGGACATCCGCCACTGGTACGTGGAGCGCTTCCTGCGCCTGTGGGAGACGGCGTTCCGCGACGAGCGGTCCTTCTTCCGGCGCTTCTCTGAATTGACGCGCGACCAGGCGATTGCCCGGGCCGCGTCGGTGTGGGCGGAGATCAACGGGCCCAACCTGGCGGAGAACATCGCGCCCACGCGTTCACGGGCGAGGCTCATCCTGGTGAAGGGCAGCGACCACAAGGTCCGCCGCGTGCGGATGCGCAAGCTGTAGTTCGGGGAGGACGCACATGGCGCCACGAATGGGTTCGCTCTGGGATGCGGTGGGGAACACGCCGCTGTTGCGCATTGGCTCGCTCAGCCGTCAGACGGGCTGCGACATCGTCGCCAAGGCGGAGTTCATGAACCCGGGCGGGAGCATCAAGGACCGGGCCGCGAAGGGGATGATTCAACGCGCGGAAGCCACGGGGCAGCTGAAGCCCGGCGGCACGATCGTCGAAGGCACCGCGGGCAACACAGGCATTGGCCTGGGACTGCTGGGGCGCGAGCGCGGCTATCGCGTGGTGGTGACGATGCCGGACAATCAGGCGCGCGAGAAATACGAGTACCTGGAGGCAATGGGCGTGGAGGTGCGGCGGGTGCCGCCGGTGCCGTTCTCCAATCCCTCGCATTTCTTCCACCAGGCGCGGGCGTTGGCGGAAGCGAACGGCTGGGCGTGGATGAACCAGTTCGAGAACACGGCGAACGGCGACTTCCACTACGAGACGACGGGGCCAGAGATCTGGGAGCAGGCGGAAGGCAAGGTGGACGTGCTGGTGGCGTCCGTGGGCAGCGGCGGCACGCTGTCCGGCACGAGCCGCTACCTGAAGGAGAAGAACCCGGCCTTGCGAGTGGTGTTGGTGGATCCGCCGGGGTCGGGGCTCTACTGCCAGGTGCGCACGGGGAAGATGGAGACGGCGGGGAGC is a genomic window of Corallococcus exiguus containing:
- a CDS encoding OprO/OprP family phosphate-selective porin → MSIFCAPALLAATGLLLAAPRVHAQAAEPPKAAEPPKAAEPPVINVSEEGFTLSSADKAFVLKLRGQLQGDGRFYFADIDRTGTNTFLVRRVRPILDGTLFGFIDFRLMPDFGVNQPIIQDAFIDFRPGEWVRLRAGRFKTPFGLELLQSDMDNPFIERSLTVDLVPNRDEGLELHGEGEGGRWQYSLAVVNGDPDGASTDTNPDDSFDLVARVFALPFKGREPAFLQGLGLGIAVTRGLQFGTATNTGLAPFRSTGQEIIFSYLNNANTGETVTAHGQHLRLAPQGYFYWGSFGLLAEYVRSSQEVRIADARARLRNHAWQTSVSWVFGGKASFEGARPTTPFDPKTLKGGALEVAARYHALDIDDAAFPRFANPAQSVSAASGFGVATTFAFNRRVRFAMNFHRTNYEGGAPDGADRPPENVLMSRFQLTF
- the coaA gene encoding type I pantothenate kinase; this encodes MSVTKPRAASMYVDLDRDAWRELRASTPLTLTAEEVEKLRGLGDRLDIQEVEDVYLPLSRLLHLQVASAQSLWAAQQAFLGYSVRKVPFIIAIAGSVAVGKSTTSRILQALLARWPDHPRVALVTTDGFLYPNRVLAERGVMNRKGFPESYDRRALVRFLAELKAGREEVTAPVYSHLVYDIVPEEAQSIRQPDILILEGLNVLQTGPVEGGRLPQTFLSDFFDFSIYVDASETDIRHWYVERFLRLWETAFRDERSFFRRFSELTRDQAIARAASVWAEINGPNLAENIAPTRSRARLILVKGSDHKVRRVRMRKL
- a CDS encoding cysteine synthase A, coding for MAPRMGSLWDAVGNTPLLRIGSLSRQTGCDIVAKAEFMNPGGSIKDRAAKGMIQRAEATGQLKPGGTIVEGTAGNTGIGLGLLGRERGYRVVVTMPDNQAREKYEYLEAMGVEVRRVPPVPFSNPSHFFHQARALAEANGWAWMNQFENTANGDFHYETTGPEIWEQAEGKVDVLVASVGSGGTLSGTSRYLKEKNPALRVVLVDPPGSGLYCQVRTGKMETAGSSITEGIGIMRLTENFRQARVDEAMRLEDQDMLEMLYHLAREDALVVGTSAALNVRAAWEVARKHQGQGLRIVTFLCDHGSRYASKVFNPEFLASKALTVKPLPAV